In Patagioenas fasciata isolate bPatFas1 chromosome 2, bPatFas1.hap1, whole genome shotgun sequence, a single window of DNA contains:
- the LOC139827315 gene encoding uncharacterized protein codes for MVLKQLETKQNPSVSQPAPSARQSPGAAGPCCGRGAGSAARSSALPPPGPARRSAPLRRGRNSRARPAALAERARALLRNFRSGRQARGTGGVGLPARPASPAQPHGPTHRQVPQLRHHPGGGAASHPRPAWGRGFPSPPFRPGVTSPGRATAQPSTTPLTGRARHNRLRTGEVFQPSDHFGETPPDPLQQVHVFLVLGTMELDTVPQLGSPSRFFP; via the exons ATGGTTCTGAAACAGCtggaaaccaaacaaaacccgtCGGTATCTCAGCCAGCTCCCAGCGCCCGGCAGAGCCCTGGAGCGGCGGGTCCCTGCTGCGGGCGTGGGGCGGGCAGCGCCGCGCGGAGCTCAGCGCTCCCGCCGCCCGGGCCCGCCCGGCGTTCGGCACCGCTACGGAGGGGACGCAACTCCCGCGCGCGGCCGGCGGCGCTCGCCGAACGCGCTCGTGCCCTTTTACGTAACTTCAGGAGCGGCCGCCAAGCCCGCGGTACCGGCGGGGTCGGGCTCCCTGCACGGCCTGCGAGCCCTGCACAGCCGCACGGCCCCACACACCGGCAGGTGCCACAGCTGAGGCACCACCCCGGAGGTGGCGCCGCTTCTCACCCCCGCCCCGCCTGGGGAAGGGGGTTTCCGTCCCCGCCGTTCCGCCCTGGTGTGACCAGCCCCGGCCGCGCCACAGCCCAACCGTCCACGACGCCCCTCACCGGCAGGGCCCGGCACAACCGCCTCCGCACAG gagaggtgttccagccttctgatcattttGGAGAGACTCCTCCAGACCcgctccaacaagtccatgtaTTTCTTGTGCTGGGAACAATGGAGTTGGACACAGTGCCCCAGCTGGGGTCTCCTTCCAG
- the SNX16 gene encoding sorting nexin-16 isoform X1 — protein MATPYVPVPIPIGSSSPSFTNRNQRSSSFGSISTSSSSSKGQLEDSAIGSFKKMSVPDQTGSTSSACSSPLVRTKFIGMDTSIEYSTQPVEEIEQNSDSRTWEDRPSTPTILGYEVMEERAKFTVYKILVKRSPEESWVVFRRYTDFSRLNDKLKDMFPGFRLALPPKRWFKDNYNPDFLEDRQLGLQAFLQNLVAHKDIANCLAVREFLCLDDAPGPFDSLEESRNNETIHNTHGIFVVKLCINLKAFCETLEETNYRLQKELLEKQREVESLKKLLSEKQLHIDTIERRIRDLSLGKMTRQMSGEGSECSGEVESSAVEADQGTLGEDSCSDKENHEACWSGSVAENSIPEIEVAEVAYTADEEH, from the exons ATGGCAACACCATACGTACCTGTTCCAATTCCTATTGGAAGTTCATCACCCAGCTTTACAAACAGAAACCAAAGAAGTTCTTCTTTTGGGAGCATCTCAACGAGTTCCAGCTCATCAAAAGGACAGCTGGAGGACTCTGCCATTGGTAGTTTTAAAAAGATGAGCGTGCCTGACCAGACTGGTTCTACGTCATCTGCGTGTAGTAGTCCACTTGTTAGGACTAAGTTTATAGGTATGGATACATCCATAGAATACTCTACTCAGCCTGTAGAAGAAATAGAGCAGAATTCAGATTCCAGGACCTGGGAAGATCGACCATCCACACCTACGATACTGGGTTATGAGGTGATGGAGGAAAGGGCAAAATTCACT GTGTACAAAATACTGGTAAAAAGAAGTCCAGAGGAAAGTTGGGTGGTTTTCAGACGGTACACTGACTTCTCCAGGCTTAATGACAAG cTAAAAGATATGTTTCCGGGCTTTCGGTTGGCCCTCCCACCAAAGCGCTGGTTCAAGGATAATTATAATCCTGACTTCTTGGAAGATCGTCAGTTGGGACTACAAGCATTTCTCCAGAACCTAGTAGCTCACAAAGATATTGCTAACTG CCTTGCAGTGAGAGAATTTCTTTGTCTGGATGATGCTCCAGGTCCTTTTGACAGTCTAGAAGAGAGCAGG aaCAATGAAACAATTCACAACACCCATGGAATATTTGTAGTTAAGCTGTGCATAAATCTAAAG GCTTTCTGTGAAACTCTGGAAGAAACAAATTACCGTCTACAAAAGGAACTGCTTGAGAAACAAAGGGAGGTTGAATCGCTGAAGAAATTGTTAAGTGAAAAGCAACTTCATATAGACACTATTGAAAGAAGAATTAG GGATTTATCTTTAGGAAAAATGACTCGTCAAATGTCAGGAGAAGGAAGTGAGTGCAGTGGTGAGGTGGAGTCCTCTGCAGTAGAAGCCGACCAGGGAACGCTGGGTGAGGACAGCTG CTCGGATAAAGAAAACCATGAGGCGTGCTGGAGTGGCTCTGTGGCTGAAAATTCTATACCAGAAATTGAAGTTGCTGAAGTAGCGTATACCGCTGATGAAGAACACTAG
- the SNX16 gene encoding sorting nexin-16 isoform X2, translating to MATPYVPVPIPIGSSSPSFTNRNQRSSSFGSISTSSSSSKGQLEDSAIGSFKKMSVPDQTGSTSSACSSPLVRTKFIGMDTSIEYSTQPVEEIEQNSDSRTWEDRPSTPTILGYEVMEERAKFTVYKILVKRSPEESWVVFRRYTDFSRLNDKLKDMFPGFRLALPPKRWFKDNYNPDFLEDRQLGLQAFLQNLVAHKDIANCLAVREFLCLDDAPGPFDSLEESRNNETIHNTHGIFVVKLCINLKAFCETLEETNYRLQKELLEKQREVESLKKLLSEKQLHIDTIERRIRDLSLGKMTRQMSGEGSECSGEVESSAVEADQGTLARIKKTMRRAGVALWLKILYQKLKLLK from the exons ATGGCAACACCATACGTACCTGTTCCAATTCCTATTGGAAGTTCATCACCCAGCTTTACAAACAGAAACCAAAGAAGTTCTTCTTTTGGGAGCATCTCAACGAGTTCCAGCTCATCAAAAGGACAGCTGGAGGACTCTGCCATTGGTAGTTTTAAAAAGATGAGCGTGCCTGACCAGACTGGTTCTACGTCATCTGCGTGTAGTAGTCCACTTGTTAGGACTAAGTTTATAGGTATGGATACATCCATAGAATACTCTACTCAGCCTGTAGAAGAAATAGAGCAGAATTCAGATTCCAGGACCTGGGAAGATCGACCATCCACACCTACGATACTGGGTTATGAGGTGATGGAGGAAAGGGCAAAATTCACT GTGTACAAAATACTGGTAAAAAGAAGTCCAGAGGAAAGTTGGGTGGTTTTCAGACGGTACACTGACTTCTCCAGGCTTAATGACAAG cTAAAAGATATGTTTCCGGGCTTTCGGTTGGCCCTCCCACCAAAGCGCTGGTTCAAGGATAATTATAATCCTGACTTCTTGGAAGATCGTCAGTTGGGACTACAAGCATTTCTCCAGAACCTAGTAGCTCACAAAGATATTGCTAACTG CCTTGCAGTGAGAGAATTTCTTTGTCTGGATGATGCTCCAGGTCCTTTTGACAGTCTAGAAGAGAGCAGG aaCAATGAAACAATTCACAACACCCATGGAATATTTGTAGTTAAGCTGTGCATAAATCTAAAG GCTTTCTGTGAAACTCTGGAAGAAACAAATTACCGTCTACAAAAGGAACTGCTTGAGAAACAAAGGGAGGTTGAATCGCTGAAGAAATTGTTAAGTGAAAAGCAACTTCATATAGACACTATTGAAAGAAGAATTAG GGATTTATCTTTAGGAAAAATGACTCGTCAAATGTCAGGAGAAGGAAGTGAGTGCAGTGGTGAGGTGGAGTCCTCTGCAGTAGAAGCCGACCAGGGAACGCTGG CTCGGATAAAGAAAACCATGAGGCGTGCTGGAGTGGCTCTGTGGCTGAAAATTCTATACCAGAAATTGAAGTTGCTGAAGTAG
- the SNX16 gene encoding sorting nexin-16 isoform X3, with the protein MATPYVPVPIPIGSSSPSFTNRNQRSSSFGSISTSSSSSKGQLEDSAIGSFKKMSVPDQTGSTSSACSSPLVRTKFIGMDTSIEYSTQPVEEIEQNSDSRTWEDRPSTPTILGYEVMEERAKFTVYKILVKRSPEESWVVFRRYTDFSRLNDKLKDMFPGFRLALPPKRWFKDNYNPDFLEDRQLGLQAFLQNLVAHKDIANCLAVREFLCLDDAPGPFDSLEESRAFCETLEETNYRLQKELLEKQREVESLKKLLSEKQLHIDTIERRIRDLSLGKMTRQMSGEGSECSGEVESSAVEADQGTLGEDSCSDKENHEACWSGSVAENSIPEIEVAEVAYTADEEH; encoded by the exons ATGGCAACACCATACGTACCTGTTCCAATTCCTATTGGAAGTTCATCACCCAGCTTTACAAACAGAAACCAAAGAAGTTCTTCTTTTGGGAGCATCTCAACGAGTTCCAGCTCATCAAAAGGACAGCTGGAGGACTCTGCCATTGGTAGTTTTAAAAAGATGAGCGTGCCTGACCAGACTGGTTCTACGTCATCTGCGTGTAGTAGTCCACTTGTTAGGACTAAGTTTATAGGTATGGATACATCCATAGAATACTCTACTCAGCCTGTAGAAGAAATAGAGCAGAATTCAGATTCCAGGACCTGGGAAGATCGACCATCCACACCTACGATACTGGGTTATGAGGTGATGGAGGAAAGGGCAAAATTCACT GTGTACAAAATACTGGTAAAAAGAAGTCCAGAGGAAAGTTGGGTGGTTTTCAGACGGTACACTGACTTCTCCAGGCTTAATGACAAG cTAAAAGATATGTTTCCGGGCTTTCGGTTGGCCCTCCCACCAAAGCGCTGGTTCAAGGATAATTATAATCCTGACTTCTTGGAAGATCGTCAGTTGGGACTACAAGCATTTCTCCAGAACCTAGTAGCTCACAAAGATATTGCTAACTG CCTTGCAGTGAGAGAATTTCTTTGTCTGGATGATGCTCCAGGTCCTTTTGACAGTCTAGAAGAGAGCAGG GCTTTCTGTGAAACTCTGGAAGAAACAAATTACCGTCTACAAAAGGAACTGCTTGAGAAACAAAGGGAGGTTGAATCGCTGAAGAAATTGTTAAGTGAAAAGCAACTTCATATAGACACTATTGAAAGAAGAATTAG GGATTTATCTTTAGGAAAAATGACTCGTCAAATGTCAGGAGAAGGAAGTGAGTGCAGTGGTGAGGTGGAGTCCTCTGCAGTAGAAGCCGACCAGGGAACGCTGGGTGAGGACAGCTG CTCGGATAAAGAAAACCATGAGGCGTGCTGGAGTGGCTCTGTGGCTGAAAATTCTATACCAGAAATTGAAGTTGCTGAAGTAGCGTATACCGCTGATGAAGAACACTAG